CCCGGAACTCCCGTATTCCGGCTCACGCGTTGATAGAAATCTATATGCAAAAAATTGGTACTAAATAACAGTGATTCCTAGTCCTATTCGCGTCTCGCCTTGTCACTACCATCCGATAAGTGTGAATCAAGTGGTGCACCATGGATGTGATTCTGGATGTGTTGGATACCCTAGTATTCGACCGACTGTACGCAGCGGTTCTCCCACGACATAGTGCAACGAAAATAGCACATTACTTTCCCTCCAATGGCACAGAACTGGCAACATTAAACGAGAGTGTTAATCGTTATTTCGCCCTATCACCTTCTAAATGGGCTACACAAAGTATCTTACCCAGAGACCACCTCCTTCGGCAAAGTTTGAGTTTGTTTCTTATTACATGGTTGGGGCTCATAGCTGCTCTTCTATCAGACGGACCGGGGCTGATAATGTGGTTATTCTTCTGGCAGGTTATTTGGCATCATTCTTTACTTCCTCAGCGCCACCCTTTCGTTTCACTTCATCTACGACAAGCGCGCCATGAAGCATCCAAAATTCCTACGTAACCAGATTTCCATGGAGATCGCGCAAGCCGTGAACGCAATGCCCGTGATGGCAGCCCTCACTGTTCCATTTTTCCTGGCTGAAGTCCGGGGATACACAAAGCTGTACGATTTCTCCAGCCAGGCGCCGTTTCCGCTTTACACATACCTCCAATATCCTATCTTCATTGCGTTCACCGACTTCGGAATCTATTGGATTCATCGCGGAGAGCATCATCCCAAGGTCTATAAGCATCTACACAAGCCCCATCACAAGTGGATCATCTCGACTCCGTTTGCCAGCTACGCCTTTCACCCGGTGGATGGGTGGGCACAGAGCCTGTCATACCACGTCTTTCCTATCCTGTTCCCTCTCCAGAAAGTCGCCTACCTGGGCCTGTTTGTGTTTGTGACAATCTGGACTGTTATGATCCGTGAGTTTGCTTCCTAGGTCAGTCTCAGCCGATGATATAAGCCTTGCTGACCCATTGTAGATGATGGAGAGTATGCTCTGGACTCACCTGTTGTGAACGGTTCCGCCTGTCATACTATTCACCACTACTATTTCAATTACAACTACGGCCAATTTCTGACCATCTGGGACCGTATTGGAGGAAGCTATAGAAAGCCAAATCGGGAGCTTTTTGACCGCGAAGTGCGGATGACACAAAATGAAATCAAGAAACAGgtcgaggagatggagaaacTCGTCAAGGAGGTCGAGGGCGTTGATGACCGGTGTTATGAGACTCAGACAGAGATGAAAAAAACCCTTTAATAACTGAAAATGGTCTTTCTAAGACTAAATTGGTTTGCTGTCTTGTTTGTCTATGAGGGTTACGCATGCTACATGAGCTCCATAGCAGGCAGATTCCCGCTCAAATTAGGAAGTATATACTTAGTGTTTAATGTAATCAAGAACTGGCTCATAATGATACATAACATGAGAGTAGGGTTTTCCTAGGTCAAAATaagaacgaagaaaaagaaataaaataaaaactgTGTTTGCAGTATCCCCCAGGTGGATTAGTATTACCAGAGTTACCGTGCGTCGTTGTCCGGCAACAGTGGAATCCGCCACCGGATGTTATTGGAAGGCGCTCAACATCCATAGTGCAAATCATTGCGTTCACAGGTGGCCTACCCTCAcgtttttttaaaaaaacctTTTTACTTTCTTATATCCACAAGTATACTATGGTATACTATTAGGATTAAAGTGGAGTATCTTTTGTCTCCACCAAGCCTTGTCGAGAGAAGGCGTATGGCACTATATTTCTCGTTACACGgatagattttatttatatatcgAGGACTCGCCCTGACCCCCGACCCTTGTAGGTCATGACATTGTGTATCATTTTATCAGCATAGATTCAAAACACCAACATCATGCACTTCACTAAGCGCACCGGCCGCGCCCTATTCGCAAACCCTGCGAAACAATTCTCGACAACCTCCCGACGCCAACTATCAGGTCTCAAGATCAACCACAACCGACTATGGGAAACGTTGCACGAAACGTGCGAATGGGGCGCCGCTCATAGATACGGCAAGTACGTCAGGCCTTCATAACCTGGACTCTTGAATAGCTCCCCATTTAACATATACTGTAGGAATTCCACAGATACTGGCATGGCTCGTCTAACCCTGACTGATGCCGACGCGAGTGTGCGTCGCTGGCTCGATGATGAAGTCAAAAAGCTGGGTTGCACACTCCATGTGGACCAAATGGGCAACATGTTCGCAAGACAGAAAGGTCGACTGAACTCGTCAGCGCCTATGGTTGCCATGGGCAGTCACTTGGACACACAGCCGCGTGGTGGTCGCTATGATGGAATCCTCGGTGTAATGGCGGCCTTGGAGGTGTTGCGAACAATGAAGGAGAATGGGTATCAAACGAACTATGATGTCGGTCTGGTGAATTGGACTAAGTAAGTtcccttgttctttttgtgtcGGATATCCCATTTCCCATCCTGTCCGTTTCTGAGGTTGGTACATACTGACAAGATGACAGCGAGGAAGGAGCTCGGTTCCCTAAGTCCATGTGCTCCTCCGGCGTATGGGCTGGCGTAATCCCCATTGAACAGGCCTGGAATCTTCAGGATATCCATGATCCTAACGTAACACTCCGTTCTGAATTAGAACGACATGGATACCTCGGTGACATCCCCTGTTCGCCCGAGGGCTTCCCCCTCGGCGCACACTTTGAGCTGCATATTGAACAAGGTCCTATCCTCGTGGAAACCGGCCGGTCGCTAGGCGTAGTCCAAGGCGGCCAGGGATACAGATGGCTAACATTCACCGTTTACGGACGAGATGCGCACACGGGCACGACTCCCTTCAGCGCTCGCCAGGACCCCCTACTCGCCGCATCTAAGATGATTGCCTCGTCGAACGAGATCGCAAAGCAACATGGGGCGCTGGCCTCCACCGGTGTGCTCAAGATACCGTCTAACGCGTCTACGAACACCGTTGCTTCGCAAGTAACATTCACCCTGGACATCCGGCATCTCGAGGATGAAGTGGTGCACGCTGTACAGAAGGAATGTCTTGAATCCTTCGCTAACATCGCAAAGCAAGATGGGAAGGGTGTTTCGTTCGACTGGACGATGGACACGGATTCTGCTGCTGTCAAGTTTAACAAGGACTGCATCGATGCAGTTCGCACTGCCGCTGACGAGCTTGTTGGCGCTGGCCAGTACATGGATATCACCAGCGGTGCTGGACATGATACTGTGAATACTAGTAGACACTGTCCCTCAACTATGATCTTTGTTCCGTGCCGCGACGGCGTCAGTCATCATCCGGAGGAGTATTGCCGCCCTGAAGATTGGTAAGTTCGCCCAAAATATTTTGGCAATGTGTTATAGAGCTAAACATGATATATAGTGCCCTAGGAACTCAAGCCTTACTTGAGGCGGTGGTTAACTACGACCAAGCtcggatgaagaaagaggccAACGCATAGTCAGGTAAATAGAACTAAGTGTATTTATGTAGGAGCAGTGTTTATCTCTTGTTTGGTATAATATTACATTGAATGGCATAAAATTGATAGAGttaaatttcttttcgtACTACACTATCCAGTACATGGAACGACCTCAGCTTCCTACTACTAAGAATGTAAATTTCTCACATTTTCActtgtttatatatatcccaCACCATCCAGTCCAATAGGAAAAGAACTCCAGGATGTCccataaaataaaacagaaaTTTTTCTGTCCGATGGAGAGTAAGGTTAAGGAATGTGGATGCTATCACCTAAGTGGAGATGTTCATGGAAGGCGCCTGAATGTCATCGGAAGGCTGTAAGGACTCATTCTCGGTAATTGGACATGAGCGGGGGCTCGACAGATCCCTACATAAGTGCGCAAATCACTTCAAATAATACTTCCCATCTGCTATTATACCCTTGCTTTAAATTAAATTCCAGATCATTGTCAACATGTCTGCTCGCCGGCCCATATACTTCAACCCCGCCGCGGCAAATGCACGCTGCGACCCTCGGGACATCCATGGTCTCAAAGAATTCCATCAATCACTGCCCAACTACGCCCCAACACCGTTGACTCCTGTACCCGAGCTCGCAAAAGAATTAGGTGTTCGCGCTGTTTTCGTCAAGGACGAAAGTGATCGGTTTGGCCTCCCGGCTTTCAAAGTCCTGGGTGCCTCGTGGGGTTGTTATCGGGCTGTGACTGCTCATCTGGGCCTTCCGCCCACGGTGAGCTTGGATGAATTGTCGGCTAGAGTCAAGGATGCTTCGATTACTCTGATTGCGGCTACGGAGGGTAACCATGGACGAGCTGTCGCCTTCATTGCGAGACTGCTCGACAGCAGGGCGGATATCTTTGTGCCCAGGAGTATGGATGAATCTACACAGCAGCTCATTGGGAGCGAGGGTGCCCAAGTGATTGTTGTCCAGGGGGACTATGACCAGGCAGTGCAGGAGGCAGCAGACGCTGCCCAGGCTCTTGACGGGGGCATTTTGGTACAAGATACTGCATTTGATGGCTACGAAGACATTCCCGCGTGGATTGTAGAGGGGTACTCTACAATGATGATGGAGGTCGATGAACAGATCGCAAAGGAAGGCCTGCAGTGTAATGTCGTCGTTACGCCTGTTGGAGTGGGCAGTCTGGCGCACGCGGTGGCGAGACATTGTAAATCCAGAGATGCGCCCATATCGGTTGTGGCTGCTGAGCCGGACTCGGCGCCTTGTCTGCATTCTAGCCTCAGATCTGGGAAACCGGTCACTGTTCAAACGTCGCCGACGATCATGGATGGAATGAACTGTGGTACCGTGTCAACCACTGCGTGGTCTGATTTGGAGAGATTTGTTGATGCTTGTGTCACAATTTCTAGTCATGAATGTCACGCTGCAGTTGAATACTTGGCTACCAAGTCAATAAAGGCTGGTCCTTGTGGTGCTGCATCGTTGGCTACCTTGAAGCGACTTGCTGTGACAGAGGAGGCGCAGACTCTACTAAACAAAGACTCCGTGGTTGTTCTACTCAGCACTGAAGGCCCACGGCCGTATCCCATCCCCAAGGAAGTGTCGATTGAAGACACAGTCGGGCTGACGCAGATCCTCACGACGATCAACTCCTCGAATCCCTCCCTATCTTTGACAGACGGCGCTGGAGAGAACCAGATCGCCAACTACTTGGCCGCATGGTTTGCTCACCGAGGCATCGAACATCATTGGATTGAGACCGTCTCCGGGAGGCCATCAATCGTCGGGGTCTTGCGCGGTTCTGGGGGAGGTAAGTCCTTGATGTTCAATGGTCATATCGACACCGTAAGTCTTTCGAGCTACGAGAAAGATCCCCTTTCGGGAACCTTGGGTGAGAAAGACGGCCGACAAGTAGTGCTCGGAAGAGGTAGTCTCGACATGAAAGGAGGTCTGGCAGCAGCCCTGGCGGCTGTATCAGCCGCTAAAGCCAGCGGCAACATTCTTCGCGGCGACGTGATCGTGGCTGCTGTTtctgatgaagaggatgctTCTCAAGGCACGCGCGACCTGTTGGCAGCAGGTTGGCGTGCCGATGCAGCTGTCGTTCCTGAACCTACCATGGGCAAAGTAGTGACAGCCCACAAGGGATTTTTGTGGGTTGAGATCGATATCCTCGGGGTTGCTGCTCACGGATCCAACCCCGCCGCAGGACAAGACGCTATTCTTGATGCTGGTTGGTTCCTTCGTGCTCTTGAGCAATATCAACAGCAGTTACCTATCGATGATGTATTGGGGCCGGCATCCTTGCATTGTGGGTTGATTCAAGGCGGCGAAGAGCCTTCCTCATATCCCGCGAAATGCACTATCACAGTTGAATTCCGCACTATCCCCTGTCAGACGCAGGAGTCGATCTTGAGTGACCTTAAGAATCTTTTGAAGGGTATTGTTCAGGAGAACCCCAAATTCCGGTATTCGGAGCCTCGCGCTACCATGTTCCGCCCGACACAGA
This Aspergillus flavus chromosome 1, complete sequence DNA region includes the following protein-coding sequences:
- a CDS encoding threonine dehydratase; translated protein: MSARRPIYFNPAAANARCDPRDIHGLKEFHQSLPNYAPTPLTPVPELAKELGVRAVFVKDESDRFGLPAFKVLGASWGCYRAVTAHLGLPPTVSLDELSARVKDASITLIAATEGNHGRAVAFIARLLDSRADIFVPRSMDESTQQLIGSEGAQVIVVQGDYDQAVQEAADAAQALDGGILVQDTAFDGYEDIPAWIVEGYSTMMMEVDEQIAKEGLQCNVVVTPVGVGSLAHAVARHCKSRDAPISVVAAEPDSAPCLHSSLRSGKPVTVQTSPTIMDGMNCGTVSTTAWSDLERFVDACVTISSHECHAAVEYLATKSIKAGPCGAASLATLKRLAVTEEAQTLLNKDSVVVLLSTEGPRPYPIPKEVSIEDTVGLTQILTTINSSNPSLSLTDGAGENQIANYLAAWFAHRGIEHHWIETVSGRPSIVGVLRGSGGGKSLMFNGHIDTVSLSSYEKDPLSGTLGEKDGRQVVLGRGSLDMKGGLAAALAAVSAAKASGNILRGDVIVAAVSDEEDASQGTRDLLAAGWRADAAVVPEPTMGKVVTAHKGFLWVEIDILGVAAHGSNPAAGQDAILDAGWFLRALEQYQQQLPIDDVLGPASLHCGLIQGGEEPSSYPAKCTITVEFRTIPCQTQESILSDLKNLLKGIVQENPKFRYSEPRATMFRPTQKLATDHPFVERALACATAVLGNTPQVSSAPFWCDAALLSEVGIPSIVYGPRGDGLHSKEEWVEVESLQQQENVYRRLIEDFCQ
- a CDS encoding beta-alanine synthase — protein: MHFTKRTGRALFANPAKQFSTTSRRQLSGLKINHNRLWETLHETCEWGAAHRYGKNSTDTGMARLTLTDADASVRRWLDDEVKKLGCTLHVDQMGNMFARQKGRLNSSAPMVAMGSHLDTQPRGGRYDGILGVMAALEVLRTMKENGYQTNYDVGLVNWTNEEGARFPKSMCSSGVWAGVIPIEQAWNLQDIHDPNVTLRSELERHGYLGDIPCSPEGFPLGAHFELHIEQGPILVETGRSLGVVQGGQGYRWLTFTVYGRDAHTGTTPFSARQDPLLAASKMIASSNEIAKQHGALASTGVLKIPSNASTNTVASQVTFTLDIRHLEDEVVHAVQKECLESFANIAKQDGKGVSFDWTMDTDSAAVKFNKDCIDAVRTAADELVGAGQYMDITSGAGHDTVNTSRHCPSTMIFVPCRDGVSHHPEEYCRPEDCALGTQALLEAVVNYDQARMKKEANA
- a CDS encoding putative sterol delta 5,6-desaturase (C-5 sterol desaturase), whose product is MDVILDVLDTLVFDRLYAAVLPRHSATKIAHYFPSNGTELATLNESVNRYFALSPSKWATQSILPRDHLLRQSLSLFLITWLFGIILYFLSATLSFHFIYDKRAMKHPKFLRNQISMEIAQAVNAMPVMAALTVPFFLAEVRGYTKLYDFSSQAPFPLYTYLQYPIFIAFTDFGIYWIHRGEHHPKVYKHLHKPHHKWIISTPFASYAFHPVDGWAQSLSYHVFPILFPLQKVAYLGLFVFVTIWTVMIHDGEYALDSPVVNGSACHTIHHYYFNYNYGQFLTIWDRIGGSYRKPNRELFDREVRMTQNEIKKQVEEMEKLVKEVEGVDDRCYETQTEMKKTL